Proteins found in one Kangiella sediminilitoris genomic segment:
- a CDS encoding ATP-binding protein: MFRTIRKLTKPSLFWKIFLWFWLATLLTLTSIIFLYSITSKDTRLVPTTVEESELLRQTAITVQLRHVIEEYQNGLPIQPSGTSKELDNTFIINNQGYEISDKEVPDVIYQLRAYYKQRNRPATVTINNYSYSGPEIVFSRGQYYLLFIKKKSQQHFSTLVTEFYHSISIWHLLTALGISFLVCFALAWYLTRPIHQLQKATKALAKGNLDARAKDYVGKRGDEFFDLAEDFDLMADRINRIIMSQKRLLSDVSHELRSPLTRMQIAASLAQKNSHPECATHIDRIELEVERLDQLIGELLQVAALERGNQYGDPDIFVVNDLLDVIISDAQFEATANNKEVLLQESPTISFKGFYNLLGRSIENVIRNAIRHTPDGTKIVVQLKDAGRYFNIVITDQGQGIDEDHLNKIFEPFYRPTEARERSSGGTGLGLTIAKRGVEVNGGSIKAENAESGGLQVTMTLPKTVI, encoded by the coding sequence ATGTTTCGCACGATACGTAAGCTAACCAAACCCAGTCTATTTTGGAAAATCTTTTTATGGTTCTGGTTAGCAACCTTGCTAACCCTAACCTCTATTATCTTTCTGTACAGTATTACGTCTAAAGATACTCGACTGGTACCCACCACCGTTGAAGAATCTGAGCTACTGCGACAAACGGCAATCACCGTACAGTTGCGCCATGTTATTGAAGAGTATCAAAACGGCTTACCGATTCAGCCAAGTGGCACATCTAAAGAGCTTGATAATACCTTCATTATCAATAACCAAGGCTATGAAATATCCGATAAGGAAGTCCCCGACGTTATTTACCAGCTTCGAGCTTATTACAAACAACGTAATAGACCAGCAACGGTAACGATAAACAACTACTCCTACTCCGGCCCGGAAATTGTTTTTAGCCGTGGCCAGTACTATCTGCTTTTTATTAAGAAAAAGAGTCAGCAACACTTCAGTACACTGGTCACCGAGTTTTATCATTCAATCAGTATCTGGCATCTTCTGACAGCGCTGGGTATCAGTTTCCTCGTATGTTTCGCGTTAGCCTGGTACCTTACGCGCCCCATACATCAGCTACAGAAAGCCACCAAAGCACTGGCCAAAGGTAACTTGGATGCTCGGGCCAAAGATTATGTAGGTAAGCGAGGCGATGAATTTTTTGATCTTGCCGAAGACTTCGACCTCATGGCTGATCGCATTAACCGTATCATCATGTCTCAAAAACGACTGCTCAGCGATGTTTCTCATGAACTGCGTTCACCCTTAACTCGTATGCAAATTGCTGCCAGTCTTGCGCAAAAAAATAGTCACCCTGAATGTGCTACCCATATCGACCGTATTGAACTTGAGGTTGAGCGCCTTGATCAACTGATAGGTGAGTTGCTACAGGTTGCAGCTCTTGAGCGTGGCAACCAGTATGGCGATCCCGACATTTTTGTGGTTAACGATCTGCTTGATGTCATCATCAGTGATGCACAATTTGAAGCAACTGCCAATAACAAAGAAGTTTTACTACAGGAAAGTCCGACAATAAGTTTTAAGGGCTTTTATAATTTACTTGGACGCTCAATTGAAAACGTAATTCGCAATGCAATTCGTCATACACCTGATGGCACAAAGATCGTCGTCCAGCTTAAGGATGCGGGCCGCTATTTCAACATTGTTATTACCGATCAGGGGCAAGGAATTGACGAGGACCATCTGAATAAAATCTTCGAACCGTTTTATCGTCCAACCGAAGCGAGAGAAAGAAGCTCAGGCGGAACAGGCCTTGGACTAACAATTGCTAAGCGTGGTGTAGAAGTCAACGGCGGAAGTATTAAAGCAGAAAACGCAGAATCGGGCGGGTTGCAGGTCACCATGACCTTACCAAAAACAGTTATATGA
- a CDS encoding LysE family translocator, with product MMWQEFSTLFGEYWQQFVLIASAHALAVASPGPDFAIVMRQSIIFGRRFAIITSLGIGLAIFVHVTYAVLGIGLLIKSTDWLFMLIQLAGASYLIYIGWGALGSKAHKTLGKVEQEQERPVMTDGKAFRQGFITNVLNPKATLFFLSLFTTLVGPETPLLMQGFYGVWMAFATAAWFAFLSYILASKQVRGFFNKFGHWIDRILGGFLIALALLLLWSILSRFI from the coding sequence ATGATGTGGCAGGAGTTCAGCACTTTATTTGGTGAATATTGGCAGCAGTTTGTGCTGATAGCTTCGGCTCATGCGCTAGCAGTAGCGAGCCCTGGACCAGACTTTGCAATTGTCATGCGTCAGTCGATAATATTTGGACGACGTTTTGCTATTATCACCAGCCTTGGTATTGGTCTTGCTATTTTCGTTCACGTGACCTATGCCGTACTAGGTATTGGTCTTTTAATAAAAAGTACCGACTGGCTATTTATGCTGATTCAGTTAGCCGGGGCAAGTTATTTGATTTATATAGGCTGGGGTGCTCTTGGCTCAAAGGCTCATAAAACTCTGGGTAAGGTTGAGCAGGAGCAGGAACGGCCCGTGATGACTGATGGTAAGGCCTTCCGTCAGGGGTTTATTACGAATGTACTGAATCCGAAGGCAACTCTGTTCTTTTTATCGCTGTTTACCACACTGGTTGGCCCTGAAACACCTTTGTTGATGCAAGGGTTTTATGGAGTCTGGATGGCGTTTGCGACAGCAGCCTGGTTTGCTTTTCTATCCTATATCCTGGCCAGTAAACAAGTGAGAGGCTTTTTCAATAAGTTTGGTCACTGGATTGACAGAATCCTTGGTGGCTTTCTAATCGCTTTAGCACTGCTGCTGTTGTGGAGTATTCTCAGCCGTTTCATATAA
- a CDS encoding DedA family protein: MEEFVNNIIEWIRANPHWAGIAVFAIAFLESLAIVGLAMPGWLLLVGVGSLIGSGSLSFWPIAFFSFAGAASGQALSFLVGVAFKERVHHWPWVENHQKLLHRAESFFRRHGFAGILIGQFIGPIRAVISLIAGILDMPAKKFLVAVLIASMIWAPVYLMPGVVLGAALTFEKNQIFILLSCLVTMAVCLWLLGGYLRQLWARRRAHRTDRSYEMTRHFALKMISTMSVMTAVILFLVVSSYGSLMLELSQKILVVIGE, encoded by the coding sequence ATGGAAGAGTTTGTAAATAACATTATTGAGTGGATACGTGCTAACCCGCACTGGGCGGGCATCGCTGTATTTGCTATAGCATTTCTAGAGTCTCTGGCGATTGTCGGTCTGGCTATGCCGGGCTGGTTACTGTTAGTTGGCGTAGGCAGTCTCATTGGTTCGGGGAGTCTGAGTTTCTGGCCAATTGCATTTTTTAGTTTTGCCGGAGCTGCTTCTGGCCAGGCTCTTTCATTTCTGGTTGGTGTTGCTTTCAAGGAGCGCGTGCATCATTGGCCGTGGGTCGAAAATCATCAAAAATTATTGCACAGGGCAGAAAGCTTTTTTAGACGTCATGGCTTTGCCGGAATATTAATTGGTCAGTTCATTGGCCCAATTCGTGCAGTTATTTCCCTAATCGCTGGCATTCTTGATATGCCGGCTAAAAAGTTTTTAGTTGCCGTACTCATTGCCAGCATGATCTGGGCTCCAGTATATCTTATGCCTGGAGTAGTTTTAGGCGCGGCACTAACCTTCGAAAAAAATCAAATCTTTATTCTGCTGAGCTGTCTGGTAACGATGGCAGTATGCTTGTGGTTATTAGGAGGCTATTTAAGACAGCTATGGGCCAGGAGAAGAGCTCACCGGACGGATAGGTCGTACGAAATGACTCGGCATTTTGCTCTTAAAATGATAAGCACAATGTCAGTGATGACAGCAGTTATTCTGTTTTTAGTAGTGAGCTCCTATGGCTCTCTGATGCTGGAATTATCACAAAAAATACTGGTCGTAATAGGCGAATGA
- a CDS encoding M48 family metallopeptidase, whose amino-acid sequence MRKPYLAGITALLLTACATSPTGRDQVLIFSESQMAEMGAASFTSMKESQKIDTNRAHNRYVNCVVDALIPELNRIDPKMRSTRWETQVFVDDSANAFALPGGKIGVHTGMFKVAENSSQLAAVIGHEIGHVWARHGNARVSSQFITSTGLQLAAIAAGEPTQEKKQLLGLLGVGAQVGVLLPFSRGDESEADEIGIELMAKAGFDPRESVELWKNMAKQGSGGAPELLSTHPAPQTRISKLQALMEDSMSDYRQARSEGKNPNCSL is encoded by the coding sequence ATGAGAAAACCATATTTAGCAGGAATCACAGCATTACTTCTCACCGCTTGTGCAACTTCCCCAACAGGTCGTGACCAGGTTCTTATATTTTCTGAATCACAAATGGCGGAAATGGGTGCGGCATCATTTACATCCATGAAGGAAAGTCAAAAAATTGATACGAATCGAGCCCATAACCGTTACGTTAACTGTGTAGTTGATGCCCTTATTCCAGAACTTAATCGAATAGACCCTAAAATGCGGTCTACCCGCTGGGAAACTCAGGTATTCGTTGATGATTCAGCAAATGCGTTCGCTCTGCCCGGAGGTAAGATTGGCGTACATACCGGCATGTTTAAGGTTGCTGAAAATTCAAGTCAACTGGCAGCAGTCATTGGGCATGAAATTGGTCATGTATGGGCTCGGCATGGTAATGCCCGTGTATCCAGCCAATTCATAACCTCAACTGGATTACAGCTGGCTGCTATTGCTGCTGGTGAGCCTACACAGGAAAAGAAGCAGCTGCTGGGACTACTAGGTGTGGGGGCTCAGGTCGGTGTACTTTTACCTTTTAGCCGTGGAGACGAGTCCGAAGCAGATGAAATTGGTATTGAGCTGATGGCCAAAGCGGGCTTTGATCCTAGGGAAAGCGTAGAGTTATGGAAAAACATGGCTAAACAAGGCAGTGGAGGAGCACCGGAACTTCTTTCCACACACCCAGCTCCGCAGACACGAATTAGTAAACTTCAGGCTCTCATGGAAGACAGTATGTCAGATTATAGACAGGCTAGATCAGAAGGGAAAAATCCAAACTGTAGCTTATAA
- a CDS encoding glutathione S-transferase family protein, which yields MASLEQPILISFKLCPFVQRSVITLLHKKIDFTIEYINLRKKPDWFLEISPLGKVPLLRVKEHVLFESAVINEYLDETHGERMLPEDPLARAEHRAWIEFSTSLFNAQHQLTQARREETYYKIEEDLTKKLAPLERKIGDQGFFEGDSFSLVDSAFAPFLMRSQIVADNIGVDPVSDYKKISKWRKNLLSLPEVQKSVVKDFEDLYMEGIYERGGYLADQ from the coding sequence ATGGCTTCTTTAGAACAACCAATATTAATAAGCTTTAAGTTATGCCCTTTCGTTCAGCGATCGGTTATTACGCTATTGCATAAGAAAATTGATTTCACCATTGAGTATATCAATCTTCGGAAAAAACCGGACTGGTTTTTAGAAATCTCGCCTTTGGGAAAGGTTCCATTACTTCGTGTTAAGGAACATGTTTTATTTGAGTCGGCAGTCATTAACGAGTACTTGGATGAAACCCATGGTGAGCGAATGCTACCTGAGGACCCTCTAGCAAGAGCCGAGCACAGAGCTTGGATTGAATTCAGTACCAGTCTATTCAATGCCCAGCATCAGTTAACTCAGGCGCGTCGTGAAGAAACCTATTACAAAATTGAGGAAGACCTAACCAAAAAGCTTGCTCCTCTGGAACGAAAAATTGGTGACCAGGGATTTTTTGAAGGTGACTCTTTCAGTTTGGTTGATAGTGCATTTGCACCATTTTTGATGCGTTCGCAAATTGTGGCTGATAATATTGGCGTTGATCCTGTCAGTGACTATAAAAAAATCTCTAAATGGCGTAAGAACTTATTATCACTTCCTGAAGTACAAAAATCTGTAGTTAAGGATTTTGAAGACCTTTACATGGAAGGGATATATGAAAGAGGCGGCTATTTGGCGGATCAATAA
- a CDS encoding FKBP-type peptidyl-prolyl cis-trans isomerase — translation MQIEENKVVKIEYTVKTDEGVLVDTSEGNEPLAYLHGHKNIIPGLENALAGKAVDDELSVTVNPEEAYGERHEQLIKEVPMQAFQGVDKVEPGMQFNAESPQGPQLITVTKVDGDTVTVDGNHPLAGVTLNFDVKVVEVRDANEEELSHGHVHGAGGHEH, via the coding sequence ATGCAAATTGAAGAAAACAAAGTCGTAAAGATTGAATACACTGTCAAAACAGATGAGGGTGTATTAGTTGATACATCAGAAGGTAATGAGCCATTGGCCTATTTGCATGGTCATAAAAACATTATTCCTGGTCTGGAAAATGCATTAGCTGGTAAAGCGGTTGATGATGAGCTGTCTGTTACAGTAAATCCAGAAGAAGCTTATGGTGAGCGTCACGAGCAACTAATCAAAGAAGTTCCGATGCAAGCTTTTCAGGGCGTTGATAAAGTTGAGCCTGGTATGCAGTTTAATGCAGAGTCTCCACAGGGACCGCAGCTGATTACTGTGACCAAGGTTGATGGTGATACGGTAACAGTAGACGGCAACCATCCTTTAGCGGGTGTAACGTTAAACTTTGATGTAAAAGTTGTCGAAGTACGCGATGCAAATGAGGAAGAACTTTCTCATGGTCACGTTCATGGCGCTGGTGGTCACGAACACTAA
- the lipA gene encoding lipoyl synthase yields the protein MRAEEKMARIPVKIMPTEEMPRKPDWIRVRLPNGNQITKIKDMLRDKKLHTVCEEASCPNLPECFGHGTATFMIMGDICTRRCPFCDVAHGRPLPLDPEEPQHLADSVKSMKLNYVVITSVDRDDLRDGGSAHISECVRVAKEQNPGLKVEVLVPDFRGRMEVALDKMEAGLPDVFNHNLETVPRLYKQARPGADYQWSLDLLKQFKERYPGIPTKSGLMVGLGETNEEIIEVLKDLRAHGVDMLTLGQYLQPSKYHHPVMRFMPPKEFDELGKIAEDLGFTNVASGPMVRSSYHADQQAAGEKVS from the coding sequence ATGCGTGCCGAAGAGAAAATGGCGCGTATCCCAGTGAAAATTATGCCAACGGAAGAAATGCCTCGTAAGCCGGACTGGATACGTGTGCGTTTACCGAACGGTAACCAAATTACCAAAATTAAGGATATGCTGCGTGACAAGAAGCTACACACAGTGTGTGAAGAGGCTTCCTGTCCTAACCTGCCAGAATGTTTTGGTCACGGTACAGCAACCTTTATGATAATGGGTGATATCTGTACTCGACGCTGTCCTTTCTGTGATGTTGCGCATGGTCGCCCATTGCCGCTTGATCCGGAAGAGCCACAACACTTGGCTGACTCGGTAAAGTCGATGAAGTTGAACTATGTAGTCATCACCTCAGTGGATCGTGACGATTTACGTGATGGTGGATCTGCACATATCAGTGAGTGTGTACGAGTAGCGAAAGAGCAGAACCCTGGGCTGAAGGTGGAAGTTCTTGTTCCTGACTTCCGTGGTCGTATGGAAGTGGCCCTGGATAAGATGGAAGCTGGTCTCCCTGACGTATTCAATCACAACCTGGAAACGGTGCCACGTTTGTACAAGCAGGCTCGCCCAGGTGCTGATTACCAGTGGTCATTAGACTTGTTGAAACAGTTTAAAGAGCGCTATCCGGGGATTCCAACTAAGTCAGGTCTGATGGTTGGCCTGGGTGAGACTAATGAGGAAATCATTGAGGTCTTGAAAGACTTGCGTGCACATGGCGTAGACATGTTAACGCTGGGCCAATACTTGCAGCCAAGTAAGTATCACCATCCAGTCATGCGTTTTATGCCACCGAAAGAATTTGATGAGTTAGGTAAGATCGCTGAAGACCTAGGTTTTACCAATGTAGCCAGTGGGCCTATGGTTCGCTCGTCATACCATGCAGACCAACAGGCTGCGGGTGAGAAAGTTAGCTAA
- the lipB gene encoding lipoyl(octanoyl) transferase LipB translates to MSIENTVIIRELGHETYVPVWKRMQRFTDERDESTTDEIWLVEHDPVFTQGQAGKPEHLLFPGDIPVVQVDRGGQVTYHGPGQLVAYFMIDLRRKSMGPRDLVSAIENAVVDTLGTYGIEAYPRSDAPGVYTDEAKICSLGLRIRKGKSFHGLALNVNMDLEPFARINPCGYQGMAMTQIAERGGPETLERVKPDLVDQLCSKLGYNSRLEMKGLPE, encoded by the coding sequence ATGAGTATCGAAAATACGGTAATTATTCGTGAACTGGGGCATGAAACCTATGTTCCGGTTTGGAAGCGAATGCAGCGCTTTACTGACGAGCGCGATGAAAGCACTACCGATGAGATTTGGCTTGTGGAGCATGACCCTGTATTTACTCAGGGACAGGCCGGTAAGCCAGAGCACCTGTTATTTCCGGGTGATATACCGGTGGTACAGGTCGATAGAGGTGGCCAGGTAACCTATCATGGGCCGGGTCAGCTGGTCGCTTATTTTATGATTGATTTAAGGCGCAAAAGCATGGGCCCCAGGGATCTGGTGTCGGCGATAGAAAATGCCGTGGTGGATACCTTAGGTACCTATGGAATTGAGGCCTATCCCCGTTCCGATGCGCCGGGCGTTTATACCGATGAAGCTAAAATTTGCTCTCTGGGCCTTAGAATCCGGAAAGGGAAGTCGTTTCATGGTTTAGCGCTGAATGTTAACATGGACCTTGAGCCGTTCGCGCGGATTAACCCATGTGGTTATCAAGGTATGGCGATGACGCAAATCGCCGAGCGTGGTGGTCCCGAGACACTGGAGAGAGTTAAGCCAGACTTAGTGGATCAATTATGCAGCAAATTAGGTTATAATAGCCGTCTTGAAATGAAGGGCCTGCCTGAGTAA